The nucleotide window GTACTGGTCTTGGCAATTGTAGTGCTCGCTGTATTTGGGGCGGGGTGTGTTGGGAAGCTCCCTGCTATAGAGGGGTTTCTCCCAAGTGGCCTTTTTCTCCGGGTGTATCTCCTCTGCTCTTAACCGCCTTTCTTCAGCTGTTGGAGACTGGTCCTTGGAACGAACCTCTGTACCGTCGCTTACATTTCAGCACGTGTCAATGGCCTGTGTTCACCTGGCCTCCAAGATAGAAGAGGCTCCAAGGCGAATACGGGACGTCATCAACGTGTTTCATCGCCTTCGACATCTCCGAGAGAAAAAGTGAGTCCATCAGCGCTGTCATAGATATCCGCCTCCGTGTTTTCTCAGTTATTGTTACACTAGTTTCTGGGACAAAATTTAGGGTGTGGGGTTTTACACTTGTGCCCAGAAGGAGGCCTGGCAGCTGGGAGGTACCCTTCAGATACTGTTAATCAGTGAAGGAACCACTGTCGGCAGGAAGGGGACTGTGGCTATTGTCCAGCTGACATCGGTTTCCTGGTTGCCCAAGAGGCTGTTTGGTCAGCCTGGATGCTCTGGAGCTGGTTCTAAACCTCAGCACTGTTTTCATTTTGGGCTGGATGAGTCTTTGTTGTGGGTACTTCCCTGTGTATTGTAGGGTATTTAGAAGCATCCTTGGCTCAGGCTTTCCAGTGCTCCAGGTAATGGAGGTCCTTTGTGAAACAGTTTTGGCTGTTTAAGCATCGTGCTTCTGTGGGTTCTTTCGATTTCCATTCATCCACAGTGCATCTGCTTATGTCTTGAGCCCAAAAAAGGATGTGCAGTCTTTGTGCGATGAGATGGTGAGACCGTCCAGTCTTCAGTCCATGTTTATTGTCTGTAAGGAAAACAGGGAGAGGGTTATTGAGGCATAAGTAGGTTAGCATGGGGTTTGAGGAAGACTTCGTGGTTTTGTTAAAGGAAGTGAACTTCCTGACTCCATCTGTGTTGTGTGTATGGTAGATTGTCACTGTGGGATTTGATAGACTCTGTTTTGTTTGACTCTTATGCAGATTGTGTGTTTTGTCTTTGTAGAAAACCTGTGCCTCTCCTCTTGGATCAAGATTACGTTAACTTAAAGAATCAAATTATAAAGGCGGAAAGGCGAGTTCTCAAGGAGCTGGGTTTCTGCGTCCACGTGAAGCACCCTCACAAGGTGGGTATGAGGCCCAGTTGCCATGTGAGCCCACTAAAGTGACTGCTGCATTCCCACCCAGATTGGGAACCCCAAAGGATTAAATGTGTCCCTGATTTGGTTTTCCAGTTTATACCTGTACTCTGAAAGATAACTGTTTTGTCATCAGTCTTCTCGTATTATGttaattttaatagtatatttttAAGAGGTGGAAGTTATCTCTTTTAAGTTTGAGCTTTCAGAAATAGTGATAAGAACTTGTAAGAATGAAATTTGTCAGTTTACTGTTTCTTTGTCAACAGCTGATTTTCTAAAGCTGCTTAAgtaataactttattttcttttatggggGAATTGGAAGAATTCTGAACTGTTTATTTGGAAGTGAAGGAAGACAGTTTTACAGCGTGTATCAGTTAAGCATATGATAGCACACATATCTTCCGTGTTCCCTTCAAATGCAGAGtgctgttttcctctctctctgtcccctttTTATTGGGGGTTTCCTCATAGCTTCTTTCTCACTTGTGTGACTTTCTGGCATTAATTCAGAATCTTGGTAAATTACTCACCATAGATTTAAGACCTTTTTCTTCATTTGCTCAAAGTATTCTCATGCCATGCCTTGTATAAGTTAGCGGCTGGGGTACAGAAACGTTCCAGGCAGGCTACTCTCACTCGTGGAGAATGTGTCGAAGATGAGAATGAGCCTGAGCCCCAGCCGCGAGCAGCTCAGCGCAGCTAGGTCCTCCCGTGCTTCCCTGGTGCCTGGCTCAAAAGCAGGGAGCACGCACGTCAGCAAAAACTCCCCTCCAGCTGAACTGTGCACCGGGCGTGTGACGGGAGCCAGCCCTGGGATCTAGCACAAGGCTCTTGTTTGCTGCATGGACACCCTCAATATCTGAATTCTGGGTTCTCAAGGTTCTCGGTAATAACTGCCTAACCCGTATCTTCCAGATAATCGTTATGTACCTTCAGGTGTTAGAGTGTGAGCGTAACCAACACCTGGTCCAGACTTCATGGTGAGTTGACCTTCCTTGTTATATGAGACCAGGCAGGGCAGTGCAGGAGTATGTTGATTTGAGGCACCTGGGCAGTGGGTAGTCGGTCCCATGACTTGGTTGTGGGCTGGAATTGTCCAAGTGCCCAGTGTTCCTGCCATGTAAATTCCAACCAGATTCCCAAAATATCAGGCACTGGTGGAACGGTAAGGTGACCCTTCCCCCTCCAATCCCCCAGGAGAGCAGTCAGCGGGCTTCCCTTTGGGGGCTGTTGACTAGGCATGTCGGGATCTTTTCCACAGCTGGCAGTGTGGACTTAGTGGTTTTATATCTAACGTGAACTTGCTTCTCACTGCCTCAATTAAGCAAATCGTATGGGAGGAACAGGGGGTGTAAGGCCTTCCTACAATTTGGGGACTGATTTTTAACAATATGCTAATATACTAGAAGTGAAGCCTGAAGTAATGGTTCAGTGCTGGGTGCTTTCCCATAGAATTAGGTCTGTAAGGGTCATGTTTTTGCTGCCTGAATTGtctggtgctgtgctgtgctaatgGAGAACctattttgacttttcttttctgTACTCTTTCAATCAAAGGGTAGCCTCTGAGGGTAAGTGACTAAGACTTCTCCTCTCCTGTCCAAGCGCTTCGGTGCGGGGACAGCGGCCGTCCTCAGCCAACCCCGTGCAGGCTCTCCACCGAAGGCTGGCTCTAGATGGTGGTATGCGCACGATAGTCTAGTGCTGGCCCACTGCTGCTGTGGTTCTCTGACGGTTGTGCTTCTTGTTAATCCTGTCGTGCTTGGTAATTGTATTGATTAGAGTTGATAACTGTCTTGACTTGAATTTTGTCCATTTGAAACTGCTCTACCTGTGCAATAAAGATGCAGtacctttctcttaaaaaaaagcaaactaggGGATGCTGTGAAAACTGGCTGGTGGGAGTTGAGACTGTAGTGTGGGTGGTGGTATTTATTTCTGGAAGTCCTGAAGTTGCTCTTTTCAGCAGCTAAGGGTTGACACATTTTTGTAAAAGGTGTGCATCTTTAAATCATTCCATGGACACTGTTTATAttgtaacttattttaaaaatagtaactttaaatatatgttttgaggacttttttttaaaggacataaaAGTTAATGGTTTAATAATGTTACAACTGAGTACTAAATGTTTTTTTCATTAGAACCAAAATAGTTACTGATGGttgtatttattaaatgtttgtttACTTGCAACTCTCGGGACATACGGCCTTGGCTCCATCACAGGAGGTTTTTTTGGTCCCTTCTGGGTACCTGGAGCGGGATCTTAAGAGCCAGGTGCTCCTAGTGGGCAGATGTAGAATTTATCACTGAGAAAGCTCTCCATGGGTTCGTAGGTCACCTTCTCCAGGATTTGGGGCAGAGATAACCAGGGTGGGGGGTGCATCAGTTAGGCCCCAGCATGACTTGGCTGCCCCTTGTGGGTGTAGCCTGCTATCATTGGGGTATGTTAGAAGCAATGAATGTATGACCTGTTCAACTGTTCTCTTGTGCAATGAATCTCtgcaatattttctgttttcttgtgtttttgcaATATTGATAAAATTAATGTGAGGTTTGACTTTTGGTCTTTTAAATCTTAGAAAAACGTATCTAAATGAAATTGCTGAAAATGTAGCCAGCATTAGAATTCTAACCTTTTAAGAAATgcaaatgttttgtatttttatatcttctaatATGATAGCTGTTAAAAATGTACTGACTGTGATGAAACTTGTAGTATTTTGTTGCTTTTATCTGATTTTATGAATGTTCATTTTAAGACTCCTTATTGAAATGGGACAATTTGGAAACGGTTCTTTGATAAGCCTGAGAAGAGGATTTCCCTTTGGGCACTGAGCCCTCTGCATGATGTTCCCATGCACCCAAGGGAGTTTTTCCCCCTTGTCAAGTGGACTCCCGTGTGGAAGAAGCCACGCTGCGAGCACCTCTTCCAGGACAAGGAGCGCAAGAGGACGACTTGTCTCAGAAAGGCCCTCGCAGGCTTTGTGCTCAGCCCGTTCATTTGAGTTTGCATGTTTCTCTGCACTGTGGATTTtgagcatttaaatgttcttaatCAAATATGTCGAGCTGCCACAGTAGACGTCTTTCTGAGGCACTGCGTTTTGCATGAGAGCAGGCCAAAGGTTGAGAGGGAAAAGTAAAGTTAAAGTTGGTTCTCTTTCATAGCAACATGTACTCTCTGACATTCAGCCAGCTTTAAAAGATTTCAGTAGTTTCCCTATCTTCCTATCCTGTATTCAGAAAAAGCAGCTGGGACGTTTCTCCATGAACTTGTGAGAATCACAGGACTGTCTAGATCTTAAGTCCTGGCCGTAGACTAGTTAGTGGAGTAGTGACTTGACCTCGACAGTGCAGACGGGTGTCATGTGCGTGCCCAGGGGTTTCAGTTCTTGCTGTGTTTGGTTTTCAGGAACTACATGAATGACAGCCTTCGCACAGATGTTTTTGTGAGGTTCCAGCCTGAGAGCATCGCCTGTGCCTGCATCTATCTTGCTGCCCGGACGCTGGAGGTCAGTGCAGGGCCACCTGGGGAGTCACCAACCCCAGTAAACTGTGTGCTATGCTTCAAGTTATGTTTACTGGCATCAATAAAAAGCCTACTTGTTGGTGACCATCAggcttgtttttatttccctgagAATCTTGTTGGCTATGAAGAATGGTTAATGATGATGGCCTCTGTGTTTACAGATCCCTTTACCCAATCGTCCCCAttggtttcttttgtttggaGCAACTGAAGAAGAAATTCAAGAAATCTGCTTAAAAATCCTGCAGCTGTATACTCGGAAAAAGGTTCTGTGTCTTTTCATGTAACGTGTGCACCTGTTTTTGACTGGAAGCATGTGGTCTGAATCATGCACTCTGGCTTTTCTAGGTTGATCTGACTCACCTGGAGAGTGAAGTGGAGAAGCGCAGGCACGCCCTCGATGAGGCAAAGGCACAGGCCAAGGGCCTGCTGCCCGGCAGCACCCAGGTGCTGGACAGTGCATCGCGGTTCTCGCCTGCCCCCAAACCTGGTAAGCGTCTCCTCCCAGGGGTGGCCCTCCCACCCTGAGTTCTCTTGGATCACATCTGCAGCTAGTCTGAGCACTCCTGAGGGCTCCAGAGTCCCCAGCAAACAAGAGGCAATCTTTGAAGTAAGAACGGAACGCCTATGAAGTCTGTTCTTGTGTTTTCATTAGTAAGGGGTATGGACAGGCTCCTGAAATGGCTCTCATTACCCAGCTCACCCAAGTAGTTTGCCTTGATGAAAGTCTCATAAATCTGGAGGAGTAGATCCTGTTGTCAGATCCTAGAGTTAAGCATGATGCCTGTCCCCAGTCCCGGAGGCCTGGCGAGTGAGACAGGTGGTCTTCCTGCATCTTGAAGTCCTGAAGTGGGCTGGGAGCCAGAAGTCAGAGttggcagcagcagtcccttgGGAGTGGCCTCACCTTGCTCGGCATTCCTGTTTCACCAGAGCAGTTGTTGAGTTGTAACTTCTTGTGATTGATTCTAGTGGAATCCCCCAaagaaggcaaaggaaacaagcCTTCCCCACTCTCCGTGAAGAACACCAAAAGGAAAGTGGAGGGTGTGAAGAAAACCAAGGCGGACAGTCCGGTGAACGGGTGAGTAGCCACGTGCCCAGATGGTACTGGGGTCGGCTAGAGAGACTTGAGGTCTTAACTATTCTCTGCCCTATTCTCAGCTTGCCGAAGGGGCAGGGGAGTCGAAGTCGGAGCGGGAGTCACGAGCAGAGCTACTCAAGGTCCCCGTCACGTTCCGCGTCCCCTAAGAGAAGGTGTGTGCTGCTTGGGTGCACGGGGCTGCAGCAGGCACCGGGATGTTTCCTGGGGAAGCGGTGTGGCCTTTCCTTGGGGACAGTTGCTCCTGACTCTCAAGTGGTCAGGATGGGTGGTTACCCACCTGCCTGGTGGTCTCCTTCACAGGAAAAGTGACAGTGGCTCCACATCTGGTGGGTCCAAGTCACAGAGCCGCTCTCGGAGCCGGAGTGACTCCCCACCACGTCAGGCCCACCGGGGCGCCCCCTACAAAGGCTCCAAGGTGCGGAGCTACCGAAGATCCAAGGACTGCAAGTACTCTACCCAGAAGCCACACAAGTCCCGTAGCCGGAGCTCCTCCCGCTCTCGGAGCCGCTCACGGGAGCGGGCGGATACTTctggaaaatacaagaaaaaaagtcattacTATAGAGAACAGCGACGGGAGCGTTCTCGGTCTTATGAGCGAACGGGCCATCGCTATGAGCGGGACCACCCTGGGCACAGCAGGCACCGAAGGTGAGGGGTGGGGTCCCCACAGGACTGTGCTTTGGCCCTTGATGTGGACACCTCAGCTGCTGGCCCTGGGGCGTGACTCTTTCTGGATATAGTTGTTGACTCTGGACAGTGTGATGAATTTGGAGATGGCATGGAGAGGCTGGCAAGGTGCCCATTCGTCTGGCCCGGGCCCAGCCCCCAGCTCTTGCCCAGCGCCTCAGCAGCAGCCCTGCTAGATGCGAAGGCGGGGCACGTGTCCCAGCAGCGGGGTTTGGTGCTACGACAGGCTGTCTGTTCACCCCCGAACCCATACTTAATTACGTCAAACCAAGAAAATGACTTTTCGAACCTTTGCCTATATTAGGTTATACTATGTATGTATTTTGCAGTGTTTCATGATGAGAAAATGGCCTTAATAGCCCCTTACTCTGTCCACGTTGTAAATAAACGTGTTTAATACGAGTTAAAGCTATATATGAAAACTGAGAACTTGAACTGTCAGCTTAAAACGTGTAgagaattctgatttttaaaatgtgaaggtaGATCTGTGTTGAAAGTCGTATATTTTTATCTGTGTGATGCTGAGTGCAGGCCACCAGCTTCTAGAGAAGTTTCCTATATATGCATTTTACGTTATTAAATAAACAATTCTCTCTACTCAG belongs to Bos javanicus breed banteng chromosome 16, ARS-OSU_banteng_1.0, whole genome shotgun sequence and includes:
- the CCNL2 gene encoding cyclin-L2 isoform X1; protein product: MAAAAGAGAPGSTAPVVPAGTPGSGGTAPASQGVLIGDRLYSGVLITLENCLLPDDKLRFTPSMSSGLDTDTETDLRVVGCELIQAAGILLRLPQVAMATGQVLFQRFFYTKSFVKHSMEHVSMACVHLASKIEEAPRRIRDVINVFHRLRHLREKKKPVPLLLDQDYVNLKNQIIKAERRVLKELGFCVHVKHPHKIIVMYLQVLECERNQHLVQTSWNYMNDSLRTDVFVRFQPESIACACIYLAARTLEIPLPNRPHWFLLFGATEEEIQEICLKILQLYTRKKVDLTHLESEVEKRRHALDEAKAQAKGLLPGSTQVLDSASRFSPAPKPVESPKEGKGNKPSPLSVKNTKRKVEGVKKTKADSPVNGLPKGQGSRSRSGSHEQSYSRSPSRSASPKRRKSDSGSTSGGSKSQSRSRSRSDSPPRQAHRGAPYKGSKVRSYRRSKDCKYSTQKPHKSRSRSSSRSRSRSRERADTSGKYKKKSHYYREQRRERSRSYERTGHRYERDHPGHSRHRR
- the CCNL2 gene encoding cyclin-L2 isoform X2 yields the protein MNDSLRTDVFVRFQPESIACACIYLAARTLEIPLPNRPHWFLLFGATEEEIQEICLKILQLYTRKKVDLTHLESEVEKRRHALDEAKAQAKGLLPGSTQVLDSASRFSPAPKPVESPKEGKGNKPSPLSVKNTKRKVEGVKKTKADSPVNGLPKGQGSRSRSGSHEQSYSRSPSRSASPKRRKSDSGSTSGGSKSQSRSRSRSDSPPRQAHRGAPYKGSKVRSYRRSKDCKYSTQKPHKSRSRSSSRSRSRSRERADTSGKYKKKSHYYREQRRERSRSYERTGHRYERDHPGHSRHRR